Genomic segment of Panicum virgatum strain AP13 chromosome 2K, P.virgatum_v5, whole genome shotgun sequence:
gagaggcgcgtacatggctgctgggtccccgacaggtgggcccaatgatgTAGCATAAAATAATgtattgttcatacattatggcgatGCAGGCGAAGGGGATCTcactcctggatttccttgcctgctccttgaatcccccgttcagcatAACCTGGCGTTGTCTTGTCTAAACGGTGCCGGgcgtagctagcggcgtcgcctgccacgtagctgaacgggccgtgtagcttgcggcgtaggcggcatgatggaaaagtgccgtgccgtcgtatccaattaatgcgacAGACGGGCTCTGCGAGGGTGCGGCGCAGGCGACTGCACTGTGTCCTCGGTAaaacgcggtctacagtgaggcctgaaaaaggctgccccgcgtgccgcgggtgcagagcacgcctcaaccatccgcattaaatgcggtaggtgggcgagtcttccagtggaagactcgtgcccgcgcccgcacctgcgggacacgtggaaCCTCCGGACCCCTGGCGGCATGCTGGCTCTACGCGTATGGGTGGTCCGAGCAGGCGCGGGGAGGTCCCgtacccctatgggggtccgggccccCGGCCGTTGGTTCGGAGCTCCCCCTCCtcttgggacacgtggcgtcaccggacccgtcccagagcaaggagcaggtccggggccataggcccggtgaggtaggagcctggcccgtggggcccggcagctccgccccttatggcgttgGTCACAGATGACtatgcgagtcctgccttgttgcagtagaagtgggtatccctggtacagggtaccgacaatgaTGACACTCTTCTCACATTCTGTGACACTAGCTCTTCTCCCTTTCTGCCATATTAACAAATTTAATGCTCGTGACACTTCCGTAACACTTCCATTGAGGAAGTGTTGTGGCGGAGCCATCCATCTTTGGCGTCTCCTCTTTCTCTACCACGTGGAACCCTGACAACTTtggacaacaacaacaacaacatagcctttttttcccaagcaaattggggtagactagagatgaaacccaaaagaaaatTGCTAGAGGGCTCGTCTCTTGTGCTACTTTTAGTACTTCAACGGCCGTAGAATGCTTAAGTTTTATATTCTAATCTCTTGATCGGCAAGTATTGATTCCGGATCTTCTTCACACTGGTACTTTTTGGGTGTAGACTTTTGAcagtgttttctagtagtgtgccCACCATACATTAAATGCCTATTTGGACGATAAAGTGGATATTTAACATCTAGTAATAGAATTTTTCCGGACCCAATTGAAACATGAACCATGCTTGGCACCCGTAACCAGACACTACAAAAGCAAACTACATTTTTTTTGTCTAGTAAAAAAGCAAACTACATTTTACCTGCACTTCAGTGGAAGGGCCTTTTTACAGTAGAAATTATAGGTGGGGATAAAAAGCAACAACATTATTCTACGAAGTTATTTGGCATGATACATTTGCCCGACAGCTAGCTGGACTGTTTACCGTTCTATGCATCATCAATCGTACTTACCTTTGCCAAATATGGGAAACTCCCAGGAACGCCATCATTACCGTGAAATTTCGTGATGAGCTGATGCATACCGAATTGCCCCATCGATGCCGGTCGAGAGACGACAATGACGGCGGAGATAGCAGCCTGATCATACCGAATTGCCCATTGATGCATCCGAAGTTAATTACCCAAGATAATTGCCACACATGGATAGATATTCCTCTCCAAACATCATCTGATACCTGATGATAACAAAGCGCCTCATCAACATCTATCTTCAACCATCGCTAATTACCATTACCATGCGGTAATTCCCTTGACAAAATGGCCCTTAATTGCCTTGCTCGACGGCGCATAAAACTACGGGGCTCATCAGCCGCTCAGGGTTGGAATTGGAATCACTTCTTTGGTGTGTAGTGGCAATGGCTTCCAAGCGGGCAAGCGGCGGTTGCTGatcggcgccgtcgccgtcctatttgcggtgggggcggcggcggcggcggcgctcgctgcCGACCTCTTGGTCGGGGACGGCAAGGGCTGGCACCTCGATGTCGAGTACGACGAGTGGGTCGACGGCAACGAGTTCTTCGTTGGCGACACGCTGGGCACGTGCACAATTACCCGGCGTTAATCGGCGAGATAATTCAGGTAGCTTGTCTATCCTGTGTCCCGCGCCCGTGCAGTGTTCAAGTATACCAAGGGCAGCCACTCGGTggtggaggcgacggcggcgggcttcGCGGCGTGCAGCGCCGCCAACAGGCAACAGCCTCGCGACGTGGGCCTCCGGCGACGACAGGGTTCCCCTCAGCGCGTCGGGGCAGCGGTGGTTCTTCAGCGGGGGTGAGCAGTGACTGCGTCCAGGGCATGAGGTTCAACGTCACCGTCCTCCCGGTCGTCAAGCTCTCCCCCTCCacgtcgtcgctgccgccgtcgaGTGCTCCCTGCAGCGGGGGTGGCATGGCGCCGGctctcgccgctgccgcggTGGCAGCGGCCTCGCTCCTGTTCTAGGCATCGCGTTCAACCGGGTTACGGATGACGAGCCGCTCGAAATGTATGCGCCCTGGTTTTTGTGATTTGACGGGTTCTTCGGATTTATTTTCTGAGGAAAATAGATGCTTTAAACGGATCTGCTCGATTTAATTGCATTGAGAGTGGAAGTAATTATAGCACGGCTCATAGAACAGAACTTCGATGGATATATTTGTAAACCTTAGCAAATAAACAGCTTTTTGAGGGGGTAAacctgtaaggaacatggccccatctagccattatttgtgattttagtgattgagtgacaacataattaatgggactaacaaatttgtgagatcatatttgtaggagtctttaggtcccatggatatgattCAACACGTCTAATTCATCATCAAGACGCAATGTCCAATCTATCGTCGAGACACCccatgtccaatccaccatcaagatgacaagtccaatcaGTCGTAGAGGTGCCAAAATATATTTCAAGGATCCAAATGATCGCCGCGACAAATTGGACAAGAAGATGCAGTTTCTGCTGCACCGGTTTAACTGATGCCCCACCATCAGAACATACGATGGTTGtcagaagaaccgacgccactGCATCGGTGTCATTGGGCGTGCATACTGAGCCAAGTGAGGAAAACTCAGTAGCACCGATTGAACCGATCGGGTCAAGTCAAGCATCAGTGCAATCAACATACCATTGTCCAGAGATTATGTCAagcgtgcagcagccaagccttcagcaccggaaggACCGACGGTCACCGGAGcaatgcgtcggtgcaatgacgtcagcaggtgCAACGACTATATGAAGATCCAGTGtaaccggtttaaccgacaccccaagcatcggattaaccgatGGTCCCAGAAGCTGATGCAGAAGTGTCAGAGATGCCAACAGCTActtcagagcgcagagtgactggaagaaccgatgccataAGCACCGAAAGTTTCGATACCTACGCAGAAAATTGGCtaacggctagtaacggctctcttgagtaggtggcctatatatacgcctcaccccggtcaTTGTGAGTTTACTGGAGATCAGAGAGACAccatacacattgaagaacacctccaagccaacccaagtgcatattgatcaaattcttaggtttagcactagctttgtgagtgtgagtgctagattagctcttgagtgagtgagtaagcaaggttgagatccttgtgttGCGGTTTTTGAGTGAACCAACCATTATATCTCgatgcgccggccccttggagcattggtggctcgccagcacgtcaacgaccctccggcttggtgtggagcggcgtcgataACATTGTGCGGGGAACGAAGACCCCTTTTTCATGGGCAATCttccttagtggaaagcgggatcaaggtgaccgtgattgtattcacgggataaattctcgtgtcgagagtttgttTTCTCTCATACCTCCTCTTTAAGCtttcgcatttcatattgcaatttgtgtgcctttactttcttagtatagtatcttgctaggattggctatagattgcaaaactctttttggGATGAGGTTTTCATACTAGAAGAATCATAGTTGTACATCTAGATagattgttttagtttaagtttttgtgcaaactaattggagccataggttaaggttttagagtgcctaattcaccccctctccctcttaggcgagagcacccgatcactttcaaaaCTACTTCAAAATATTGCTAAATGTTCAATTACACCATCTGAACAAATATTACATGTAACCTAAGATATCATCTTCTTTATTGAAGGGAGTAGTTACTAGGTATCATGTTGGGAAAAGCAAGGGCCATTTGGATTGAGGCCCCAAAAGGCCTACCTAAATATTGGCCATGGCCAATGCCAATGTAGGGGCAGTGCAAAAATTTTgcctaaaataaaaatatagtgACTGATTCATGACAAAGTCAAATATAGAGAGTAGGGTCAAAGATAAAAGTATAAAATATGAGGTCCACTTTTTATTATTTCCTATCTTCAAAATATAATAAGAAAAATTGGTCTTGTTTTATCAATTAGTAAATTGCAAGGATTCATTCGAATGCATGGTTTAAAAATCGTGACCGTTTAGTTGTTTTGTAAATACAAAACACAAAACAATGACTAAAATCAACCAGTTTGTGACAATCATGGACCAGCCAAACAAAATCCGGATTATATTTCACAAAAAAATTCATATGacatttttaaaatttaataCTTGGGGAATCGACAGAAGCCGAGAagcgcttttttcatttttatattaaaaaaacaaaatttcaaaaatatctgccgaatagggaaattttcaaaaataggtgcctgtcgcccctctaatgggcgacagggtgcctgtcgcccatctaGTTGGCGACagaacctaaatgtaaaaaaaaaaattacatttagttCCTGGCGCCCAggacgcattaaacagtgaaattgtaaaattgatataaaatcgtagaaacatcagaaaaataaaaactcaaatattctggattctatgaaacaatatctacaacttttgttacataaagtttttcatttgatcaacgTATcttctctattttaaataccagtttaatgcacttttatttaaatctcaagatccatccgtTGGATGCATGGaatctttggctagagtgttgcatatggtgagcatacgCTTGTGCAAAATTATTAGGCCcaaaaaacatttctagaataagtttgtaaattagatcttgcaatatgtctcgtttaaatgagttatttatccatgctgctatactgagtattagaagccataacttttacagtaccattattttattttctaagatctataaaaaaagtttggtaaattttagataaggaCAACTAgatcaaatgaattatttcagatttttctaggtacaagaactatttttcttgatttagatacattaatcaaatgaaaaactttatgtaacaaaagttgtagatcttatttcatagaatccagaacagttgagtttgaatttttccgattttctacgattttatatcgattttacaagtttactGTTTAATGGGCCCTGtacgccaggacctaaatgtaattttttttacatttaggtcctgtcgccaactggatggtCGATAgtcgcccattaggggggcgacagacacccatttttgaaagttccatattcggcatatatttttataattttgttttttaaaatataaaaatgaaaaaaaaggcagCCGAGAAGGCCTAGGCACACCTTTCAATTTTCACCCCACGGGCCCAAAACTAACCGACATTACAACAGGCCCACCAGCCCACGACAAAGCACCGATTCTGCGAGACCAACTCAAACGGACAAACCCCTCGAAACCCTCTCATATTcatccccgcccgccgccgcctccaccccctcctcgccgaaaccctaaccctactcgccgcggccgccctccCCCCCGGCGACGCCGCCATGTCGAACCCAAAGGGCTCCAAGATGCTCCAGTTCGTCAACTACCGCATGCGAGTGACGATCCAGGACGGCCGCCAGCTTGTGGGCAAGTTCATGGCGTTCGACCGCCACATGAACCTCGTCCTCGGCGACTGCGAGGAgttccgccgcctcccgccctcCAAATCCTCCAAGACCACCGGCGACCGCGAGGAGCGCCGCACGctcgggctcctcctcctccgcggcgagGAGGTCGTCTCCATGACCGTCgagggcccgccgccgcccgacgagTCGCGCGCCAAGGCCGCGGCGGCTGGGGGTGCCCTCGCCGGCTCGGGTGTCGGCCGCGCCGCTGGGCGCGGTGTTCCCACCGGCCCGCTCCTCCAGGCCGCTCCGGGCCTCGCCGGCCCTGTTCGGGGCGTGGGTGGACCCGCCCCTGGCATGATGCAGCCCCAGATCTCGCGGCCGCCGATGCCCAATCTGtcggcgccgccggtggcgtACCCGCAGGTTGTGCGCCCGCCGCAGGGGATGCCTCCTCCGCATATGCGACCTGGAATGCCGCCGCAGATGCCGATGCCGTTCCAACGTCCGCCTGGGGCGCCGCCTGCGCCATTCCCTGGGGCACCCCCACAACAGTTCATGAGGGGACCCCCGCCGATGGGGCCGCCACAGATCAGGCCCGGGATGCCGGGTCCTCCACCCCCTGGAATGAGGCCTGGGATGCCTCCGCCGCCGTACGGACAGCCGAGGCCAGGGATGCCGCCCCCGCCACCTGGCCCGCAGCAGCCTGGACAGAACCCGCCGCAGTAGCCTCTTACCTGTAAGTAATTCTCGCATCTATAGTTGTTAATTGGTGTTTAGGGTTGATTTTTTCCTTTGAATTGGTGTCATGGTTAAATTTGCATAAGATTTACTTAGTTTGTTTGATGCTTAGTTAGTTTGTTTTGGTTAATAATAACTACACTTAGCAGCAATAACTGGCTGATGCAATTCATCTGTTACCTTCTGCTGCGAACTGTAATTCTGACCTAAGAACCATTCTTGTTACTATGCTACAATTTGCAATGGCACTGCCATTATGATCACGTGGAAGCAATTTTCGTTTGCCCACTTACAGGATAAGTGAATTTGCTTGCTGCTCTCGTACCACTATGCTTATAAACCCCTTTTGTTTTATAACTTCTTATTTGAATTTCTACATACAAGTGCAGTTTGCAAATTCTACTTCGAAATTTCATTGTTTGATGCTACATTCTACTAAATTAGTGGATGCTGGTTGTTTTAGTTTGCTCCTAGATAATTTATTATTTACATTTGTAACAAGGTTTAaaaaaaacgctagacgctaggtgaacgctagcctatggtttaaagttttttgtgattaaacgtagattaaACGTCTTTTGTaattaaacgacactgtgattaaacgcaacgccaggccaaagtttagagtttaatcaagattaaacatagTTTTAAAATGTTTTTTAAAACAGGGATTTGTAATGTTTGGAGGAACAACATGGAAAGAGAGTATAGCTGTTATTGTGGTTTCATAAAGGTGCTCTATTTCTGCCTTTTGTTTCTGGGCAGGGTGTACCATGCAATTTCATGGAAAAGTATGAGGGACTTTTGGTATCATTCGTTTGGTTGAACAGGAATTATGTGGAGTACTAATATAATTAACTATGCTATGAAACAATGCTAGGTCGTTGGGGATACTTTTTCAAAAGTATTTGATTTGAATGAAGCTGAGCAACGAAGTTTATTCTTCTTGGCATTGTAGCTTATCTTGCATTTCAGCAATAGCCTTCATCACTAAAACTACTTTGGATTATTAATTAGTAGATCCTTATGTGATCACAATTTAGCATAGCTCTTTGATTTTAGTCTATCAGTTCTCCGACGCATAGAAATCTAATACTCTGCACAAGCATAACCCATCTTGTTTATTATCACAGTGCTGAGCCATTTTAGTATTGAATATACAGTTTCCTATAAGTAATCTATATGCACTATATGGATAACTGACAGTGCCCATGTTTATTGTAACCTTGTCGATCTCTCCATAATATGTGCAGCTTTCATGCTTATCTTTGCTGATATATCTTCTGTCCAAGAGTGTTATACATAAACATAAGTAATTGTAGAGGGATCACATGACAATATCCACCATGATATAATTTGTAGGAATGTTTTAAACCTTCAGGGCCTGTGTGGATGTGGTGGACTGCGGCCCAAATATCCCCTTGAGAACCCAATGATGTGGTTTATGTCGTAGTCTGTGGTTGTTTTCTTGTAGGTAAACAGCATCCAGCTGCAATTTTTGGTTGCCTGATAGCCAACTTGTTGAATCTGAGCTGATTGAGATTGAGTCCATGTCATGCCAGATATTCTTAGTTCCTTTGCATCGTCTGTTTAATTTGCAAGATATGGTTAGATCATTGCTTGTCCCTTTGCATGCAATATAATATTTTCTGCTGACTTTGTGAATCTTCTACCCAGGGATAAGCTTCTTGGGGACGCACAATGGAAGATTTCACGAGAAAGGATCGTAATTGCACCTATGGAAGACCTGTGGAATTCCACAAATGCTTCGTCATTTCTGTCTCATATCCAGCAGTAGTTTCGTTTCGGTATTGTGAGatgagagaagagaaccttgTCAGTGTGTACCAATCatccttttgatgtgatttgTGAGAGGGGACTTTTGTTCTGATGCAATGTACGTAAAGTGGCCAGGGCCTGTTTTAACTGTTTGGATGTTAAGTTAGGAAATATGGATAGCTTGTTTCATTATGTCTGAAGTCTGGATAATTGACTTGCTTGTCACTGATTCAAGTTGCCTAAGCCAATGTTTCTCTCGAAGCGGCATACTTTCTGTGTTTGGTCATGGAGCGACATAATTGCCATAGAGAAAGGATCACCACATAATTTTGATTTTGATTTGTCTGTGTTTACTAAGATTCTAGCCAGTAGCACGAGTAGGAGTGGTAATGGGTCTCTTTTCAGGGCTCAACTTggtctttaattttttttagctcaaaattgtatagaATTAGAGTATGGTCTTTTTAGTGCCCAGCTCTTAGATTATCCAGATCAAATTTGACggtcctttaccacccctaagcACGAAGGATTAGGAGTTGTTGGTTCCAAGCGCTAACTTTAGTCTATGTCACGTTATAGAGAATCTtagtatttaaaagtattaaataaatgttaattatgAAACTAACTGCAGGGCTCTAAggttaaactgcgagacgaatctaataaggtatattaatttatgattagcggatggctactgtagcatcactgtagcaaattatgaattaattagactcattaaattcgtctcgcaaattagcacTCAACTGTCaaagaaaaattagaaacaaattttatttaatactccaaaataataaaattctttttgatgtgactgGAACTTGAATAAAATTTCTGATAACAAATAAGATCTTAGTGAAGCTAGCCAACTGACATGTGAGGGCTTCACATGTGAGCGCGAGGGGGGACGAGACTGAGACAGGCTCTGTTGGAGGCTTTGCCGAGCGTGAGTGAAGCCAGCTGCACCGCAGCCAGCCACCGCTCCGGCCGTCAGCGCCGGTCGGGAACGAGCAGCTTTGCCGTGAGGCCAACAGGAAAGAGAGACGCTCCATGACCCACCAGTGATCACTCCATTTACCGTCATCGGCTTTGCATGGCCTGGCCTGCACGTTAATGATATTTGGAGCTCCCTGTCGTGTTCATGGGCTCTGGAATGTTCCCGGGCCCGTTGCGAAGCGACGACGCTGCACCGGCCCACGAGCTCCGGCTCTCCCTGGTCACGGAATTGCAGCTCTTTAACCGTTCTCCGAGATTTGGAGGGGGTTGAAGTGAATTGGAAGAGTTGTGACATGTGAGGGATCAAATCCTCAACAAATTTAATCCCCCTCAATTTATAAAAGAAATTAACCGAACAAACCTTTAAGAATTCAAGGCTACTCACTTGAAGTTTCGCTTTGAATAATACACGCCGAACCGCAAGCAGTTcatgatttttcaaaaaaaaaaaagtttcgcTTTGAAAAAATATACATACTCTGAAGTTAGGAAATCGTCGTGTGTGGTGCAACCTGCCTCAAATGGACCAACACATACACACTGATTGATGATATGATAGAGACATGCTTAGTGGCTACCGTACCTGCTCTTCCTGATTAAGCACATCAATTGACTCATGATGGAGTCCTCACTGCCACTGGCTACAGGAACGAAAACTCGTACATTCAGCATTAAACAATGAGCGGCACACATAAACTGAGTACATACCCAACGCCAAACCCTAGCATCAAAATGGTTCTTGAACCTTGATGATGACGCTGTTAGCTTCTGCTGCGCCTGGCCAGTCAGAGCAATAATCTgagccgtcctcctcctccaaccAGCAGCATGTGCAGAGGAAAGCAGCTGCACACCTAGCTGCCACATCCAGAACAGTGGGCTGCTCAAGATCGTGCCAGTGTGATGCTACTGATCGGTTCAGCGATTGCTGCAGACCAAAGGAAGCAGCAGTACACGGAAAATTTACCCGAATTAACTGGCAGCAGTCACTGGCACAGTGGCACGAGGTCGGCCTATTTTTTGCGTCCTTTTTTCTGCAGGGCAAATCGCTTTCCATGGTGTTGAATGCTCTGCCGGCTGCTAGCTCTCCCCTCTGTACGGCGGCATTTCACCGCTGATGAatgaaacctttttttttttttgcgggtaccGCTGATGAAACCTTGTACCACTTGCAACTCTGTTGTGACACTTGTGCGCACGAAGTTACATGGGCACGCAACACGGTCTGCTGGCTGTACATGTCCAAGGACAGGTCGAGTCCTCTCCGGGACAGAGCCGCTTGCAAGTGATAGATCATCGATGGAGCACCTTATAATAACTAGTTTGTGAACTTTGATTATAAATGTGACATGTTTGAATATTTGGAAAATAATGAGCAGATTCGTATCGGAATAGTGATATACTGGTGCGTTCAGATTAAATGTGCCCAAAGAGTTAGGGACTAAGTACGGGCGCCCCGACGCTTACATGCATGGACCCATACTCAACCTAATACACGCACACAACTTTATCCCTGTGAGCACCTCgaaagactgagccggcaaatcttGAGCACCCCgaaagactgagccggcaaattaaTCTTAAAATTGACGAAATTACCATAGGTGCCTTACTATCGACCAGCACGCCAAGGAGATACTTGTGTGCCCAAACTCCGAAGGGTTATTTATTTATGACCAAAGGAAGTGGGTTGGAGATATCATGTGATGATCACAATTCACAAACAGGACAATATTAATGGTTAATGCCATCATTTATCCCCCAACAAAATGGCAGACCAAGATGAGACGTGCATGACGTAATGCTCCGAATCAAGCTTTCCTACCATggctatttatttatttactattattattttttgaaatGGCCACCGTGGTTAGGCGTGCTAGCTTACGGGTGGTCCGGCCGTCCGGGTCGGACCATATGGCCATATGGGCGGCCCCTGGAAGCTACACACGGCTGAGGCTGATCTTGTCGTTTGTTTGCACGGTGCGATCACTCATCAGCTAGCACGCACAGTAGCTATATTCTGCAGGCCATCATTTGATTCCGAATCTGACGGACGGATGTGTACGAGTACGATCATATTTATATCTTTGCAAAAGGCACCGTGCCCCAATGTACATGTATaccatatatgtatgtatgcacGTACTGTACGACCGTATACGTACTTCACGATTGCTCATCAGTGGTAATCACAGGACTATGTATGCACGGCACTATTGTTaaattttctccttttcttccaCCATTTGAACATTAATTTGAACTTGTTTGCGATTTGGAAAAgtcatgtgtgcaatttgcctAGATGGGCAACACGCTGACAGAGGGACCCAAAAGATTGTGTCGCAGATACacattttttttagagaaaaaaaaataatattaagtAACTATGCTCTGAACTTGGAGATGATCTAGCTGGCTACGTACTCCTCTTGAATATTAAGTACAATCACAGTGGGATCCTCACTAACTACAAATAATATTCGTCCTTTTTGGGGCCGACACCAACTAATAATTCTTTTTTGCAAATTCGAGCTAATAATTGGATCTCTCTAACTGGTTGGTGTTAGTCCCACTGGACTAGATAGATGGAATGCAAGATCGCTCTGGACTGGCCAGTAGTGTTAGGTTGCATCATGCATGCACGCGCGTGATCTCCATACATCCATGCATCATCGCGGTTTACATGTCATCACCTGTATATATATTCGCTGCAACTAGCGAACAATGTTTTTCTcacacaccaaatcagcaccagcatcAACCAGACAGTAGTACTTTTTTcacacaacaaatcagcaccagccaccagtcacAGCCAGCCGAATAGTATGTTTGGCCAAATTAACAATATATATACTCTATATGTAGGGCTACTGGCCTATATGGAGCTTCATCAGCTCTATA
This window contains:
- the LOC120662796 gene encoding small nuclear ribonucleoprotein-associated proteins B and B'-like gives rise to the protein MSNPKGSKMLQFVNYRMRVTIQDGRQLVGKFMAFDRHMNLVLGDCEEFRRLPPSKSSKTTGDREERRTLGLLLLRGEEVVSMTVEGPPPPDESRAKAAAAGGALAGSGVGRAAGRGVPTGPLLQAAPGLAGPVRGVGGPAPGMMQPQISRPPMPNLSAPPVAYPQVVRPPQGMPPPHMRPGMPPQMPMPFQRPPGAPPAPFPGAPPQQFMRGPPPMGPPQIRPGMPGPPPPGMRPGMPPPPYGQPRPGMPPPPPGPQQPGQNPPQ